The genomic interval GCCCCGCGCGCTTCGGCAGCCAGCCGAGGCGCTCCCTGTTGATGATCCCCTTTGTCTCTTTGGTGAGCGGCGCGGTGATGGCAAGGAAGTCCGCGTCTTTGAAGGCATCCTGCATCTCATCCATCCCCACGACTCTGTCGCAGTACGGATGTTCCTTACAGTAGGGGTCTACACCGGTTACATATAGCCCCATTTCCTTGGCGCGCCTTGCCATCTCGCCACCCTGGTTTCCTACGCCGAAGACAACAAGTTTTTTGCCCTTGATGACCGTGGTGAAGACTCTGTCCCATTTGTGATTGCGCTGAGCGGTCATGAGGCGCGGCATGGCCGAGTTCAGCATACCGAGGAATGTTGCGAATGATTCTCCTGATTTGGGAAGGTGTACGCCTCTGTTGTTTATAAGTTTCATCCCTTCGGGGACCCAGGTGAAGGGAGAGACATGTTCCACTCCGGAGCTGATGAAGTGTATCCATCTGAGCTGCGGGGCGTAGGAAGCGATGTTTTCTGTCGGGAAGCTGTACCCGACAAGGATGTCCGCCGTCTTCATGTATTCGTAGTATTCGCGGAAATCCTCTTCCGACCATTTTTCAAGTTCGTCGTAGCCGCTGCTGCCGATCGTTACGCAAAGCCTGTCGGCAAGGTCTGCGTTCCTCGCGAGCAGGTCGTCCACCTGCCTCTGGTTGGCGATGAACACTTCGACGGAATGTCTGCTGTTTTCAATGTGGATGTGGATTTTGTTGTCTCTCAAGATCGTTACCTCCTATTTGTGGTCAGCGGGATTTGCGCCGTTAGGCGGCCTTCGCCATTGCCATCCTGTATATTTTTCTGATGATCGGGAATACCCAGATGAGGATGGCGACCGCCGCCAGAGAGCCCGCGATGGGGCGGTTGAAGAAGTCCATGAAGTTGCCGTTGGACTTGACCATCGAGATGATGAAGTTTTTCTCCAGCAGGTTGCCGAGAACTATCGCCAGCAGCATCGGCGAGATGGGGAAATCGTTCTCTTCCATGATGTAGCCGAGGAGTCCGAAAACGAGCATTATCGCGACGCCGAAGAGGCTGTTGTTGATGGAGAAGGCGCCGACGATGCAGAAGACCAGGATCACCGGCAGCAGCATGAAGGGAGGTATGCGCAGGATGTGGCGGAAGGTCTTGATCGAGAAGTATCCGAGGATCAGCATGAATACGTTGGCGATCGCAAAGCAGATGAATATGCTGTATATGACCTCGGGATGGTGCAGGAAGGTCGTCGGCCCCGGCTTAAGGTCCTTGATGTAGAGGATGCCGATGACCATCGCGGTGGTGACGTCTCCCGGGATGCCGAAAACGAAGGCCGGTATCCAGGCGGAGGCGAGGGCCGAGTTGTTGGCGGAGGTGCTTTCAATGATGCCCTCCATGTGGCCGGTGCCGAATTTTTCCGGGGTCTTGGAGAATTTTTTGCTGATCGCGTAGGCCAGCCAGGCCGCGATGTCCGCCCCCGCTCCTGGAAGAGCGCCGACGACGACGCCGATCGCGTTGCCGCGCAGGAAATTGGGGATGTGTTCGCGCCATACTTTGAATATGCCCTTGTATATGTTGCCTATCCTGCCGTTATAGGCCGCGGCGGGAGGCGTGGTGGAGCTGACGCGGCGCATGATCTCCGAGACCACGAAGAGGCCGATGAGAACGGGGATCACGTGGATTCCCGCGAGCAGTTCCGTGCTGCCGAAGGTGAAGCGCGGCTGTCCCGTTATCGAGTCATAGCCGATAGTGGTGATAAAGAGTCCGAGGAAGAGCGAGGCGATGCCCTTCACTTTGTCCTGCGAGGTCATGAAGGTGGCGCATGTCAGTCCCAGGCAGGCGAGCCAGAAGTATTCGTAGGTGCTGAAGTTGAGCGCGACCTCCGCGAGGAGCGGGGCTGCGCAGACGAGCACGACGAGGCCGAAGAGTCCGCCTATCGCGGAGAAGAAGCAGTTTGCCCCGAGGACCATTTCAGCCTTGCCCTGCTGCGTCAGTTTATAGGAGTCGTCGGTATAGGCTCCCGAGGCGGGCGTGCCAGGTATTCTCAGCAGAGTCCCGGGGATGTCTCCCGCAAAGACCGCCATCGCGTCGCAGGCGATGATCGCGGCCAGCGCGGGAACGGGGTCGAGGAAGATGGCGATCGGCATGATAAGCGAGACCGCCATGACCGCCGTCAGTCCGGGAATGGCCCCGATGATGATGCCGTAGAAGGATGAGGCAAGCATAACCAGCAGAACTTCCGGCTTAAAGACGATATTCACAGCCTGAATAAGAGTGTCCAGCATAACGTTAATTCTCCTTCTC from Cloacibacillus sp. carries:
- a CDS encoding D-2-hydroxyacid dehydrogenase — translated: MRDNKIHIHIENSRHSVEVFIANQRQVDDLLARNADLADRLCVTIGSSGYDELEKWSEEDFREYYEYMKTADILVGYSFPTENIASYAPQLRWIHFISSGVEHVSPFTWVPEGMKLINNRGVHLPKSGESFATFLGMLNSAMPRLMTAQRNHKWDRVFTTVIKGKKLVVFGVGNQGGEMARRAKEMGLYVTGVDPYCKEHPYCDRVVGMDEMQDAFKDADFLAITAPLTKETKGIINRERLGWLPKRAGLINVSRGPLLDEAALDEKLRKGELSGAVLDVFHTEPLPDDSPLWTTPNLIITPHVSSDDLVNYIPLTLDLTIENLRNELAGRPMKNIVDISREF
- a CDS encoding tripartite tricarboxylate transporter permease, whose amino-acid sequence is MLDTLIQAVNIVFKPEVLLVMLASSFYGIIIGAIPGLTAVMAVSLIMPIAIFLDPVPALAAIIACDAMAVFAGDIPGTLLRIPGTPASGAYTDDSYKLTQQGKAEMVLGANCFFSAIGGLFGLVVLVCAAPLLAEVALNFSTYEYFWLACLGLTCATFMTSQDKVKGIASLFLGLFITTIGYDSITGQPRFTFGSTELLAGIHVIPVLIGLFVVSEIMRRVSSTTPPAAAYNGRIGNIYKGIFKVWREHIPNFLRGNAIGVVVGALPGAGADIAAWLAYAISKKFSKTPEKFGTGHMEGIIESTSANNSALASAWIPAFVFGIPGDVTTAMVIGILYIKDLKPGPTTFLHHPEVIYSIFICFAIANVFMLILGYFSIKTFRHILRIPPFMLLPVILVFCIVGAFSINNSLFGVAIMLVFGLLGYIMEENDFPISPMLLAIVLGNLLEKNFIISMVKSNGNFMDFFNRPIAGSLAAVAILIWVFPIIRKIYRMAMAKAA